In Nitrosophilus alvini, the following are encoded in one genomic region:
- the miaA gene encoding tRNA (adenosine(37)-N6)-dimethylallyltransferase MiaA, producing MIEIAIIGPTASGKSDLALKIAKKHNAYILSLDSLSIYKEIDIASAKPSKEELKSVRHFGIDEIYPDEYFSVERFFDIYKEAKKEALKSDKNLIIVGGTLFYLKSMIEGISKLPKISKESIQKSAKLLKNPKAAYEFLKKIDPLFAKKITPSDRYRIEKGLNIFFETGETATDYFEKHPRIALTKNIKIYEIDINRDILRERIAKRTKKMLQSGLIDEVAYLEKKYTRLPNPMGAIGIKETLEYLDGKLTKEELFEKICINTAKLAKRQQTFARTQFKDKISADISSLEAEIANSFQNRA from the coding sequence ATGATTGAGATAGCAATAATTGGACCAACCGCTTCCGGAAAAAGCGACCTGGCACTGAAAATAGCAAAAAAACATAACGCCTATATTCTCTCTTTGGATAGTCTTTCTATCTATAAAGAGATTGATATTGCGTCAGCCAAACCTTCTAAAGAGGAGCTCAAAAGCGTAAGGCATTTCGGCATAGATGAGATATATCCAGATGAATATTTCAGTGTGGAGAGATTTTTTGATATTTACAAGGAAGCAAAAAAAGAGGCCTTGAAATCTGATAAAAATCTTATTATCGTAGGAGGAACACTCTTTTACCTCAAAAGTATGATAGAGGGTATTTCCAAATTACCAAAAATAAGTAAAGAGAGTATTCAAAAAAGTGCCAAATTGTTAAAAAATCCTAAAGCTGCATATGAGTTTTTGAAAAAAATCGATCCTCTTTTCGCAAAGAAGATAACACCTTCAGACAGATACAGAATCGAAAAAGGATTGAACATCTTTTTTGAAACAGGTGAAACTGCGACTGATTACTTTGAAAAGCATCCCAGAATCGCTTTGACAAAAAATATAAAAATTTATGAAATTGATATCAACAGAGATATTTTAAGAGAAAGAATAGCAAAACGAACAAAAAAGATGCTTCAATCAGGACTCATTGACGAGGTGGCATATCTGGAGAAAAAATACACAAGATTGCCCAACCCTATGGGTGCAATAGGGATAAAAGAGACGCTTGAATATCTGGACGGAAAACTTACAAAAGAGGAACTTTTTGAAAAAATATGCATAAACACGGCAAAATTGGCAAAAAGACAGCAGACTTTCGCAAGGACACAGTTTAAAGACAAAATATCGGCAGATATAAGCAGTCTGGAAGCTGAAATTGCAAACAGTTTTCAAAATCGGGCATAA